The Candidatus Thermoplasmatota archaeon DNA window TGTGAAATCACCGATTGAGACAACATTTTTCTGTATGTTCTATGATCTATTTCAAAGTAAAATATTGTTCAAGAGATGATTCTTCGACTCATTTCGGGATGTAGCCAAAGGTTAAAAAAAATTTATATAGCAAACTACTAAAATAAAAATTGTATTTTCCCTTCGTTTAAATGCGGGTGTGATCTAGGGGTTATGATTAAGGCCTTCCAAGCCTTCTGCCCGGGTTCAAATCCCGGCGCCCGCACTCGTTTAAAACAGTAATTTGCAGGGGTAGCCAAGCATGGCCAACGGCGCAGGACTTAAGATCTAAAACTTAAGAAAAGAAGGGTTCGATGAGATATCCTGTCTCGAAGGAGTCCGAGGGTTCAAATCCCTTCCCCTGCACTTTTTTAATATTTGGTAGGTTTTAATGTTTATGAATGACACTCTTCAACTACCTATTTTTATACTTTTGTCCGTGTTTTCTATCTATCAAGCAATGTCCAAGGTAACTCAGTATAAATAAAATTTTTAGGGGATAATTTAAAATAATTTTTAAAAAACATCTCTTAAAAGAATATTCGTTACATTTTTAGAAATGTTTAAGAATAAAATATGGATTATTATGCTCATGTTTGAAAAGCCTGAGACACTGAATATTTTAAAAAAGATGATTGTTATCGCTGCTCTTGCGCTTCTCATAATCCCTATATTTGATCTTATTGTTGCAGAAGCAGAACTCAGTACAGACGCAAATTCTGTATTATTATTAATTAAAAATCCACTCGTTTATTTTATAGCATTGCTCCTTTGGTTCCAAATCATCACATTTCTTTTAAGTATCTATTGGGAAAAAGATGATCTTTCAAAAGGAATTACGACTAGCTCTTTTCTTGTTATTATTGGCTATACTATCCAACAGATTAATACATCCGTTCTTCTTCCAATCAATAAACCAATTGCATCTGCACACACTCTTATATCTAACATTGGTTTGCTCATTTTATTATTTGGCTTTATAAATATCTTCTATAATATTATGAAATATCTGTGGGTGAAAATATGAGCCTTGTAGATTTGCCTCTTCCAAGCTGGACTGCTAATATTACAATTATTATCTTTGTATTAGTCTTCGGTACAATCCTGATTAAAAAAGTAATGGAACTATTACAGAAATTATTAGTCTCGTTTAATATTGCAGAAGATGTTACCAAGAATTTTACTACATTTATTACAGCTTTATTCTGGTTATTCATCGTCGGAATTGCTTTACAAAATCTTCCCACATTGTTTAATCCGAATATTTTCCCAGCAAGTTTTGTCGGAGACCTCATTCTTAGGTTTGTTGGTTATGCGTTCGGATTAATACTGCCAATTGTTCTCCTCTATGTTGTCATGGAAATACGAAATAAAAAATAGTGTAATTTATAATATTGTCATGTCGGTAAATTAGGTGGTTCAAAATTCCTTCCCTCCATAAACATTAATCAATATATGTATAAAAGAATATTTTACCTCTTATATAAGCATATGTGTGGGAGTAATTATCTAAGATAACAATGTTGCTTTATTAGGGCGAAATAATAAAAAAATAAGGAGAATTTTATTATTAATGGATTGGAATTTAAAATTTCTTCCTCTAAGTCTTTTTATCTTTCTTGCATTAGAACTCATAATTTTTTAATTTAGCTGCATATGCACCAGTATAATATCATAATAAAGGGGTATTTGAATTCTGGTTTTGGTAAGAAGGATGCACACAAGGAAAATACAAACAAATCACACAAAAACAGATATAAAAAAACATTACAAACCTATCCGGGCATACATAATGACAAATATGTATCCAGGGACGTATAACAAAGCATTAGATGAGATAAAGAAGCTAAATCATATTGAAAAAATCTCAATTGTTACTGGTGACTGTGATATAGTTATAAAAGTGAATGTTAAAAATCTTAGCCAGCTTCATGAACTGACAAGTCAATTACAAAAATTGGATGGCATAGAAAAAACAAACACCCACGTTATAGAAAAAGAGTGTAAATCATTACCTCAAAGATAATCCTTTAATTATATATCACCTTGATGCCATTGTTTATTTAAAACCTTAAGTTTTATATTCAATAATTGTATATAAGATAAAAAAAATAGTAATGGTGAAAAAAGGAGAGTATGGTAAATGGCTGAAGACGGCCTATGTAAAACAGGTATGGAAGAACTTGATTTACAGATAAGCGGCGGTATACCTGTAGGGAGCACAGTTTTAATGGTGGGGAGCAGCGGCTCAGGTAAAACCACTCTTTGTATGCAGTTCCTCATAAATGGGGCTAAAATGGGAGAACGAGGTGTCTTCTTTACAATCACAGAACCCTTGTTTAAATTAACAAAAAATATGGAGAGTTTCAAGTTCTACGACAAAAAACTGATAGAATCAGGTATGGTGAACCTCATAGACCTCAGAATCATAAGTGAGAGACTGGGTTTAAACACAGAAAAATACAGTATAGAGGATGCTGCTGCTCTGCTTGATGTACTAAGAGACATAGCAGAGGAGCTTAATGTAAAAAGACTTGTTATAGATTCTATAACAGCTCTTTGCTATAGGCTGCAGACAAAAGAGATGATAAGAGATTTCATATTCAAACTAGGGTCATCACTAGCTGCGATGAAATGCACAACTTTTTTAACATCAGAGGTGCCACCAAGAACCTTCCAATATTCACAATATGGTATAGAAGAATTCATTGCCGATGGCATAATCTTCCTGGGTGACATAGAAAGAAAAGGAGATCTAATTAGAACATTCCAGATCATTAAAATGAGGGGTATACCACATAGTAGAACAAAGTTTGCTATGAGCATCTCATCAAAGGATGGTGTAGAACTAGCTCCGCTGCTTAAATCAAAGGCATGATAATTATGGTTACACTGATAGATAGTTTAAAAGAAAGGATATCAAATGCTATAACAATCAATCAGTCAGTAGGCATACTTTTACCTGGGAACAACTACACCGAGTTTATACAGGCTTTGTTGGAGTTTGTACGCGCGAGACCACAGGATGCATGGGTTTATGTTAGTGTAACAAAACCTTATGAGAACATCGTTAAACAATTCGGTGATTTATCAGCTTTAAAAAACATAAGGTTCATAGATTGTATCTCCCGCGCATCAGGTATATCAAAGACTTACCCGAATTGTACGTTCATAGAAAGCCCGACGATGCTTGAAAAACTTGGTTTGGAGATAATGAATACATTCAAAGAAGTAGATGAAAACGTAACCAAATATTTGGTGATAGATTCACTAAGCACCCTGATAATATACAATGATCTAAATATAGTGACAGAGTTTTTTTACCAGCTCGCAAATAGGACAAGAGCAAGAAACATACATGCTATGTCAATAGTTATAGAGGAGGAGGATACAAGCAAGTATCTAAACAAATTAATCTACCTAAACGACAAGATCCTAAAGGTTAGAGACTCTTTTATTTAAAAAAATTTTAAACGGCGAAATAAATATGAATAGACCGACTGAAAAGATTTTAAAGGAAACAAAAAAAGATTTGAAGAATAAAAAATTATGACGAATGAGGAATTTATAAGCACTGGCATTGAAAAACTCGATAAACTACTGGAAGGAGGTATACCAAGAGGTTTCACTGTTTTGATTCTTGGGACACCTGGTAGCAGCGTGGAGATACTTAGTAAACAGCTAACAACAACTGGAAAAGTACTGTATTTTACGACAGAGGAAACAAAGAATGAAGTCCTTGATACAATGAAGAGGTTCAACTGGAATCCCCGGGAGATAGAGTTTGTTGACATAGCTGAAAAATATTCGCAGAGTGTTCTAAGCGGGGAGCAGAAACGTGTTAGCATATATGAGCAAAGATCAAAATTAAAGCTGAAAGAGTTGATTGAAATCGGTTCTTCTGGTTTACCACCAACAATAAAAGGTGATGAAGATTTTCTAGCTATATTATCAAACAAGATTAAATCATCGAACTATCAGAAGATTGTGATAAACTCTCTTGATTTTTTCTTAAGCCAGTATTCACAGGATGAGGTAATCAGGACGGTTTATGCAGCGAAACTGAGTAATCTGCAAAACAAAGGTGCTTTATTCATCATAATGACGAGGGGGATATATGGTGATGTTTTTGAGAGGAAGATGGAGGGTACCGCTGATTGTGTACTGGAGCTGGAAGTGTTACAGAAGGGTTCTACTTTTGAGCGTTTCCTTTCTGTTAAAAAGATGAGGAATTATGCGAAAAAAATTGGTATAGCAAGGTACACGATAGATAGCGATGGTTTTGTTTTAGAGATGATAGAAAGAATAATGTAAAAAAAAATTGTTTTTTTGTAAATTTTTTTAGATGCATTTTTACATGAATATATAGAAGTATATGTAGCTGATTGTTCATGGGGGCGACTAATTTATAAATAGGATGTGATATACATTTTAATTACATTTTAATTACGAGTGATGGGATGCAGTTGGAGAGTAGGAATTCGGAAGACTATTCCAGCTTAAAAAGACCTCTTGTTGTTAGGGCTTTGAGGAGGAGTAATATAAGGAAAAAGATTGCTGAGTATCTTTTTGATATAAGCCCTAGTTATAGTTATACTTCTGAGATTGCTTATCATGTTAAAACCACGCCGACTAATGTTATTGGTGCTATTCGTGGTATGGATTCTAGGTATAAGGAAGATGAGTCTCTGCTTAGTTTGAAGATAGTTGAGGAGAAGAGTGGTGGGGGTAACATAAAACTCTATGGTTTAACTCCTTTTGGTCGGGAGATAATTGAAACAGAGTTAAAGGAATCTGTTAAAAGCAGGCGGTAAAATTAAAAAAATCTTTTTTTATGGATATCCTATAGTGGGTTTTTAGACAATAAATTTATGTAGTACCACAGCGCTTAATAAGGAGTTGTATATATCGGGATTTGAAGTTACACAGAGTTTGGGAGGTTGAAATTTGATGAAAGGTTTAGATACTCCGAAGTTGAAAGTTGGTACACCACTGTTAAAGAAGGGTTTTGCTAAGATGCAGAAAGGCGGTGTTATAATGGATGTTACCACTGCTGAGCAGGCTAGGATCGCTGAGGATAGTGGTGCTGTTGCTGTTATGGCTTTGGAGAGGGTACCAGCTGATATCCGTGCACATGGTGGTATTGCTCGTATGGCTGACCCTGCTGTTATTAAAAAGATAATGGATTCTGTTAGTATACCTGTTATGGCTAAGGTTCGTATAGGTCATTTTGTTGAGGCTCAGGCGCTTGAGGCTCTTGGTGTTGATATGATTGATGAGTCTGAGGT harbors:
- a CDS encoding archaellum operon transcriptional activator EarA family protein, producing MQLESRNSEDYSSLKRPLVVRALRRSNIRKKIAEYLFDISPSYSYTSEIAYHVKTTPTNVIGAIRGMDSRYKEDESLLSLKIVEEKSGGGNIKLYGLTPFGREIIETELKESVKSRR
- a CDS encoding Lrp/AsnC ligand binding domain-containing protein; protein product: MTNMYPGTYNKALDEIKKLNHIEKISIVTGDCDIVIKVNVKNLSQLHELTSQLQKLDGIEKTNTHVIEKECKSLPQR
- a CDS encoding ATPase domain-containing protein, encoding MAEDGLCKTGMEELDLQISGGIPVGSTVLMVGSSGSGKTTLCMQFLINGAKMGERGVFFTITEPLFKLTKNMESFKFYDKKLIESGMVNLIDLRIISERLGLNTEKYSIEDAAALLDVLRDIAEELNVKRLVIDSITALCYRLQTKEMIRDFIFKLGSSLAAMKCTTFLTSEVPPRTFQYSQYGIEEFIADGIIFLGDIERKGDLIRTFQIIKMRGIPHSRTKFAMSISSKDGVELAPLLKSKA
- a CDS encoding RAD55 family ATPase, with the protein product MTNEEFISTGIEKLDKLLEGGIPRGFTVLILGTPGSSVEILSKQLTTTGKVLYFTTEETKNEVLDTMKRFNWNPREIEFVDIAEKYSQSVLSGEQKRVSIYEQRSKLKLKELIEIGSSGLPPTIKGDEDFLAILSNKIKSSNYQKIVINSLDFFLSQYSQDEVIRTVYAAKLSNLQNKGALFIIMTRGIYGDVFERKMEGTADCVLELEVLQKGSTFERFLSVKKMRNYAKKIGIARYTIDSDGFVLEMIERIM